One Xenopus tropicalis strain Nigerian chromosome 8, UCB_Xtro_10.0, whole genome shotgun sequence genomic window carries:
- the LOC100124783 gene encoding uncharacterized protein LOC100124783 isoform X1, which translates to MALADHTSCIRQGEELPPFPDIIELNVGGQVYITRYPTLVSVPGSLLSEMFSQRNSRPLARDSKGRYFLDRDGFLFRYVLDYMRDQQLVLPDHFPERLRLQREAEFFRLPELVKILAPKVSKQNSIGDDAFQSDSEEQSPNVEVARNLASVSAALAAAAGNQSTMSDLRRSGFITIGYRGSYTLGRDSQTDAKFRRVARIMVCGKTSLAKEVFGDTLNDSRDPDRPPERYTSRYYLKFTFLEQAFDRLADAGFHMVACNSTGTCAFAHDQTDDKIWTSYTEYVFYRE; encoded by the coding sequence ATGGCCCTTGCAGACCACACAAGCTGCATTAGACAAGGAGAAGAGCTGCCCCCATTCCCTGACATTATAGAACTCAATGTTGGCGGGCAGGTTTATATCACTCGGTATCCCACATTGGTCAGTGTGCCTGGCTCTCTCCTCAGCGAGATGTTTTCTCAAAGAAACTCTCGTCCTCTAGCCCGTGACAGCAAAGGACGTTACTTTTTAGATCGTGATGGGTTTCTCTTCAGATATGTCTTGGATTACATGAGGGACCAGCAGCTGGTACTTCCTGACCACTTTCCAGAAAGGCTGAGGTTGCAGAGAGAAGCAGAGTTCTTCAGACTTCCAGAACTGGTAAAGATCTTAGCACCCAAAGTCAGCAAGCAGAATTCCATCGGCGACGATGCTTTTCAAAGTGACTCCGAGGAGCAGTCGCCAAATGTAGAGGTGGCACGAAATTTggcttctgtcagtgcagctCTTGCAGCTGCTGCCGGCAACCAATCCACCATGTCTGACCTCCGCCGCTCTGGCTTCATCACCATTGGATACAGAGGCTCTTATACTCTAGGACGTGACAGCCAAACAGATGCCAAATTCAGAAGGGTGGCACGGATTATGGTTTGTGGCAAAACTTCCTTGGCCAAAGAGGTATTTGGGGACACTTTGAATGATAGCCGGGATCCAGACCGACCACCTGAAAGATATACTTCAAGGTACTACCTGAAGTTCACCTTCCTAGAACAGGCTTTTGATAGGTTGGCAGATGCTGGATTTCACATGGTTGCTTGTAACTCCACTGGAACCTGCGCTTTTGCTCATGACCAAACAGATGACAAGATCTGGACATCTTACACTGAATATGTTTTCTACCGTGAGTGA
- the LOC105948180 gene encoding BTB/POZ domain-containing protein KCTD16-like, producing MSELLLTSPVVPDTEATDEMKEIDFQPALFAEEKHDSDSGNDLSSSSLDSQCSATISTDVPTIDILPTEVFNSTPKKECPPNVNTLDLSQSPADEGEVTASDRSNIQEEVKENGTSDRNKIQEEVKENGTSDRNNIQEEVKENGTVNSPETPQEESKPSEEKKTLEVELNKCIEEFRKIKIPVEFPNKKRNWQNDLLRKYQL from the exons ATGTCTGAGCTTCTACTAACGTCTCCCGTCGTACCAG ACACAGAAGCCACAGATGAAATGAAGGAAATTGACTTCCAACCAGCATTATTTGCAGAAGAAAAACATGATTCGGACAGTGGAAATGATCTTTCCAGCTCCAGCTTGGACAGTCAGTGCTCAGCAACAATTTCCACAGATGTTCCAACTATAGATATTCTTCCCACAGAAGTCTTCAACTCAACACCAAAGAAAGAATGCCCTCCTAATGTAAATACACTAGACTTGAGTCAGTCCCCCGCGGACGAAGGTGAAGTAACAGCATCAGACAGGAGCAACATACAAGAGGAAGTAAAGGAAAATGGCACATCAGACAGGAACAAAATACAAGAGGAGGTGAAGGAAAATGGCACATCAGACAGGAACAACATACAAGAGGAGGTGAAGGAAAATGGCACTGTGAATTCCCCGGAGACCCCACAAGAAGAAAGCAAGCCCAGTGAAGAGAAGAAAACTCTGGAGGTAGAGCTGAATAAATGTATTGAAGAATTTCGTAAAATCAAAATCCCAGTGGAATTCCCTAACAAGAAAAGAAATTGGCAAAACGATCTCCTCAGGAAATACCAGCTTTGA